The Endozoicomonas montiporae CL-33 genome contains a region encoding:
- a CDS encoding glycosyltransferase codes for MKKDIIQSLWIGPELSTMEQLCINSFLKNGHEFHLYVYDNVKNIPEGTTVCDANEIIHESNIFTYCKGSYAGFSDWFRHAVVYAKGGFWVDMDVICLKPFDFEDEEIILAAEAYNSINSAVMKFPKGHPFSAYMIEICKNPNMVLPYDTKSDKRRKLIRKTLYKNDPSKIEWGETGGPLGFTRAIKHHQLLDHLKPFTYFYPIPHHNWNAIFDETFKDNRDFFNGSYAVHLWNEMMRKKSLKSQDFDKNSTFPESSFIEYLKNKYL; via the coding sequence ATGAAAAAAGACATCATACAGTCGCTCTGGATCGGTCCTGAGCTCTCCACAATGGAGCAGCTCTGCATCAACTCATTTTTAAAAAACGGTCATGAATTTCACCTTTATGTCTATGACAACGTAAAGAACATCCCGGAAGGCACCACAGTTTGTGATGCCAACGAAATCATTCATGAATCCAACATTTTCACTTACTGCAAAGGCAGTTATGCTGGTTTTTCTGACTGGTTCCGTCATGCGGTTGTCTATGCAAAAGGTGGTTTCTGGGTGGATATGGATGTTATCTGCCTGAAGCCATTTGATTTTGAAGATGAAGAGATTATTCTTGCGGCTGAAGCCTACAACTCAATCAACAGTGCTGTCATGAAATTCCCTAAAGGTCACCCTTTTTCAGCCTACATGATCGAGATCTGTAAAAATCCCAACATGGTTTTGCCCTATGATACCAAATCAGATAAACGGCGTAAGCTAATACGAAAAACGCTCTATAAAAATGACCCATCAAAAATTGAATGGGGTGAGACTGGCGGCCCTTTAGGCTTTACCCGGGCGATTAAACACCATCAACTTCTTGACCATTTAAAACCCTTCACTTACTTTTACCCCATTCCACATCATAACTGGAATGCTATTTTTGATGAAACTTTCAAAGATAACCGTGATTTCTTTAATGGCAGTTATGCGGTTCACCTCTGGAATGAAATGATGCGTAAAAAAAGCTTGAAGAGTCAGGATTTTGATAAAAATTCAACGTTCCCTGAAAGCTCTTTCATCGAATACTTAAAAAACAAATACCTTTGA
- a CDS encoding acyl-CoA ligase (AMP-forming), exosortase A system-associated — translation MSQLLHQLLLDQAEKTPDAQALGVKTQWYDYASVAHHVKRVATGLQQHGLTRHERVAIYLPKTAEAVFSFFGATAAGGVMVPVNPVLKAPQVVHILKDCNVRFLITNKARYKQLQPLLSECHDLIQVIVVDSAVDEALSVLSWEEFLGDAEQWQHSSGIDADMAAILYTSGSTGKPKGVVLSHRNMVTGAHSVAQYLQNKADDRLLCVLPFSFDYGFSQLTTAFSVGASCYLLEYLLPRDIVKAVEKQSITGLALVPPLWVQLADLDWQQAGQGLRYFTNSGGAMPTATLSSLRERFPNASPYLMYGLTEAFRSSYLEPAEVDRRPTSMGKAIPNAELLVVNEQGEECQPNEPGELVHRGGLVAMGYWNDAERTAERFKPAPMAFKEIPAPEMAVWSGDVVKRDEDGFLYFIGRRDDMIKTSGYRVSPSELEEVVYASGLIVEVAAIGLSHIRLGQAIVLVIVCGDEQTFDEKNIIKYCQKNLPAYMVPARVIRKQSLARNPNGKIDRKVLTEEYKNLFSETGVNE, via the coding sequence ATGAGTCAGCTTCTCCACCAGTTGCTTCTGGATCAGGCAGAGAAAACACCTGATGCGCAGGCTCTGGGTGTCAAAACACAATGGTATGATTACGCCTCTGTGGCCCATCATGTAAAGCGTGTTGCCACAGGATTACAGCAACATGGGCTGACTCGTCATGAACGGGTTGCGATTTATCTGCCTAAAACGGCAGAAGCCGTGTTTAGCTTTTTTGGGGCAACTGCAGCAGGTGGCGTGATGGTTCCGGTGAACCCGGTTCTGAAGGCTCCTCAGGTTGTGCATATTCTGAAAGACTGCAATGTGCGCTTTCTGATCACCAATAAAGCCAGATACAAACAGCTTCAACCATTGTTGAGTGAGTGCCATGACCTGATTCAGGTAATTGTAGTTGATTCTGCTGTTGATGAAGCACTTTCGGTTCTGTCCTGGGAAGAGTTTCTTGGGGATGCAGAGCAGTGGCAGCACTCATCCGGCATTGATGCCGATATGGCTGCGATTCTTTATACCTCTGGCAGCACCGGTAAGCCAAAAGGTGTCGTATTGTCTCACCGTAATATGGTGACAGGTGCTCACAGTGTTGCGCAGTATCTACAGAACAAGGCAGACGACAGATTGCTGTGTGTACTTCCATTCAGTTTTGATTATGGTTTCAGCCAGTTGACCACGGCATTTTCTGTAGGGGCAAGCTGCTATCTGCTTGAATACCTGTTGCCAAGAGATATCGTTAAAGCGGTAGAGAAACAGAGTATTACCGGTCTGGCTCTGGTACCACCTCTGTGGGTTCAGCTGGCAGATCTTGACTGGCAACAGGCAGGGCAGGGCTTGCGCTATTTTACCAACTCTGGCGGTGCAATGCCTACGGCAACGTTATCATCATTACGGGAAAGGTTCCCGAATGCTTCGCCTTACCTGATGTACGGACTGACGGAAGCCTTTCGATCCAGCTATCTTGAACCTGCCGAAGTTGATCGTCGTCCGACGTCTATGGGTAAGGCTATTCCTAATGCTGAACTGCTGGTGGTTAATGAGCAGGGCGAAGAGTGCCAGCCTAATGAGCCGGGTGAGCTGGTTCACCGGGGTGGTCTGGTGGCAATGGGTTACTGGAATGATGCAGAGCGTACTGCTGAACGTTTTAAACCGGCACCCATGGCATTCAAGGAAATTCCAGCGCCTGAGATGGCAGTCTGGTCAGGGGATGTGGTGAAACGGGATGAAGACGGTTTTCTGTACTTTATCGGGCGTCGCGACGATATGATCAAAACGTCTGGCTATCGGGTCAGCCCCAGCGAGTTGGAAGAAGTGGTTTATGCCTCTGGGCTGATTGTTGAAGTAGCTGCTATCGGTTTAAGCCATATCCGGTTGGGACAGGCGATTGTTCTTGTAATCGTTTGTGGTGACGAACAAACCTTTGATGAAAAAAACATTATCAAATATTGCCAGAAGAACCTGCCCGCTTATATGGTTCCGGCCAGAGTGATTAGAAAACAGAGTCTTGCCCGTAACCCGAACGGCAAGATTGACCGAAAAGTATTAACTGAAGAATACAAAAACCTGTTCAGTGAGACAGGGGTAAACGAATGA
- a CDS encoding PIG-L family deacetylase codes for MKKKPYTAFAAIGLLITLSLLVISGFYLSALLALVLAYILKEAFWADHIHYDVSKDQTSTFNGAETCDISIKNNNIELPEKYLNDKYTLLLELTIKSTLSGYLFDPYLSIQSAAKHLHSQYFERGAKGKRYLNITHSIADQASKKITLDSFHCSLNSNDAKLIAYKKPELKSKKILVISPHPDDAEIAAFGTYSNSESFIVTVSAGEKEADDFARLTAGHTAPELIKGKLRAHDSLMVPLWAGKSVAGAVNLGYFDDSLKQMFENKSEVVERSYSDTTLPFRAFNTVKLTSDEHGTANWQTLVSDLKEVLLLFKPDIIITPDQVIDHHIDHQYSTTAVKEAQEQLELTDIQYLYYANHIINTDHWPFGPAGTLASLPPLNTEYSGIVSIPLNPVQQINKHCALEMMHDLRSSKKVKIKMRYFFQELLARRPVPFFGAESYYRKNVKSNEIFFFNQ; via the coding sequence ATGAAAAAAAAACCATACACAGCTTTTGCAGCCATAGGCTTACTAATAACACTAAGCCTTTTAGTCATTTCAGGCTTTTATCTTTCAGCATTATTAGCCTTAGTATTGGCTTATATTTTAAAAGAAGCTTTTTGGGCTGATCATATTCACTATGATGTTTCAAAAGATCAGACTTCCACATTTAATGGCGCAGAAACCTGCGACATCAGCATAAAAAATAATAATATAGAGTTACCTGAGAAATATTTAAACGACAAGTATACTCTATTATTAGAGCTCACTATAAAAAGCACACTGTCAGGCTACTTGTTTGACCCTTACCTTTCTATTCAGTCCGCTGCTAAACATTTGCATAGCCAGTACTTTGAAAGAGGTGCAAAAGGAAAGCGGTATCTTAATATCACCCATAGTATTGCTGATCAAGCTAGCAAAAAAATCACCTTAGATTCATTTCATTGCTCTCTTAACTCTAACGATGCAAAATTGATTGCTTATAAAAAGCCTGAACTGAAAAGCAAGAAGATTCTTGTTATTTCACCTCACCCCGATGATGCAGAAATTGCAGCGTTCGGTACATACAGCAATTCAGAGAGTTTTATTGTTACTGTCTCAGCAGGTGAGAAAGAAGCTGATGATTTTGCCAGACTGACCGCCGGTCATACGGCACCCGAACTGATAAAAGGTAAGCTAAGAGCCCACGACAGTCTGATGGTTCCTCTCTGGGCAGGAAAATCCGTAGCAGGCGCTGTCAACTTAGGTTACTTTGATGACTCACTCAAACAAATGTTTGAGAATAAATCTGAAGTAGTTGAAAGGTCGTATTCTGATACTACGTTACCATTCAGAGCGTTCAATACGGTCAAGTTGACATCCGACGAACATGGCACAGCAAACTGGCAGACCTTGGTTTCAGACCTGAAAGAAGTCTTACTTTTATTCAAGCCTGACATCATTATCACTCCTGATCAGGTCATTGATCATCATATTGATCATCAGTATTCCACCACTGCGGTAAAAGAAGCTCAGGAACAACTTGAGCTAACTGATATACAGTATCTGTACTATGCAAACCATATAATAAACACCGACCACTGGCCTTTTGGCCCAGCCGGAACACTGGCATCTCTTCCTCCGCTAAATACAGAATACAGTGGTATTGTTTCTATTCCACTCAACCCGGTACAACAAATCAATAAACACTGTGCATTAGAAATGATGCATGATTTACGTTCATCAAAAAAAGTAAAAATAAAAATGCGATATTTTTTCCAAGAGCTATTAGCACGAAGACCTGTGCCATTTTTCGGAGCTGAAAGCTATTATCGAAAAAATGTAAAATCAAACGAGATTTTCTTTTTCAATCAATAA
- a CDS encoding glycosyltransferase family 2 protein, which yields MNDKTVLFSIVIPAYNYAHFLPETVESILQQTYSHYEIIIVNDGSTDNTDEVVHELISQHPNKTIKYLVQENAGLSATRNNGANIARGDYLFFLDSDDKLLPDALDSLHKTIRQHPEAGFIIGRYYSVDNAGKRKARCLWNLTGSKVEDFKTYALDNKKSMLSSCVLHKKDVFLKYYFHEHLRQSEDEPLFSHLLANENVVKIDEYVSEIRKHENSHRTKVYPDLAEMLTDAVFDSDKLPANLMGYKSRFRALKHLEEFRSLFLNGSYTEALEEYKTGFKFDKKAALKPNYFRKAVKAWVKQ from the coding sequence ATGAACGATAAGACTGTTTTATTCAGCATTGTTATACCTGCTTATAACTACGCTCACTTTCTGCCAGAAACGGTAGAGTCCATTCTTCAGCAGACCTATAGTCACTATGAAATTATCATTGTTAATGATGGCTCTACAGACAACACTGACGAAGTCGTACATGAGCTGATTTCACAGCATCCGAATAAGACCATCAAGTATCTGGTTCAGGAAAACGCGGGGCTATCAGCTACCAGAAACAATGGCGCTAACATTGCCAGAGGCGATTACCTGTTTTTTCTGGACAGCGATGATAAATTGCTACCTGATGCACTCGATAGTCTTCATAAAACTATCCGACAACACCCTGAAGCAGGCTTTATCATCGGAAGATATTATTCCGTTGACAACGCGGGTAAAAGAAAAGCACGCTGCTTATGGAACCTTACCGGGTCAAAGGTAGAAGATTTCAAAACCTATGCGCTGGATAATAAGAAATCCATGCTCAGCAGCTGTGTACTGCACAAAAAAGACGTGTTTTTAAAATATTACTTTCATGAACACCTCAGACAAAGCGAAGATGAACCACTATTTTCTCACCTTCTTGCGAATGAAAATGTTGTCAAGATTGACGAGTACGTTTCTGAGATAAGAAAACATGAAAACAGCCATCGCACCAAAGTATATCCCGACCTGGCTGAAATGTTGACTGACGCAGTCTTTGACTCGGATAAGCTGCCAGCAAACCTCATGGGCTATAAAAGCCGATTCAGAGCTTTGAAGCACCTTGAAGAATTCAGATCACTTTTTCTGAATGGTTCTTACACTGAGGCTCTTGAAGAATATAAAACAGGTTTCAAATTCGATAAAAAAGCCGCTCTGAAACCAAACTATTTCAGAAAGGCTGTTAAGGCTTGGGTAAAACAATAA
- a CDS encoding O-antigen ligase family protein, whose translation MNLSLPKPKELIIEKWSFYFLVIAIMAPSLIDYSKAVVNLYRVWLCLPILLFMRWQDIKGFYSNTFVKLFSLLSLYFVINLSWSEGNSIHNMATRILATYAFLLLVFCSAKYNSEKLKNFDIVYILSALTLLATVGLKWGGIGTHLEDPVFGVYGNRNPVSWFLAGAAIAAFYRAVYTPLRLQFAAIFIVLGTCILLIASRGAILGASIGMAVIVLSKCLNSEKSKFYLLSSMGFIILSVLLVQIISPDYISSLLGRGDSARFVIYSTAISKITSSPLTLIFGHGIASSARMTLENGLIMNNYHSVYLNMAFYGGMVALALFFACLLIRPYRIITGASKLNQWDAIVFGIMVALLFDGHRIFEYPGGMLFAFILPLFMANAYDEIEKKALASSNTYL comes from the coding sequence ATGAACCTTTCACTGCCAAAGCCTAAAGAACTGATCATTGAAAAATGGTCGTTTTATTTTCTAGTAATCGCCATAATGGCCCCGTCGTTAATTGATTACAGTAAAGCTGTCGTTAATTTGTATAGAGTCTGGTTATGCCTGCCCATTCTGTTATTCATGCGTTGGCAAGACATAAAAGGCTTTTATAGCAATACCTTTGTGAAGCTGTTCAGCTTACTTAGCTTATATTTTGTAATAAACCTTAGCTGGTCTGAGGGTAATTCCATCCATAATATGGCTACAAGAATATTAGCCACTTATGCATTTTTACTGCTGGTATTTTGCAGTGCCAAATACAATTCAGAGAAACTCAAGAATTTTGATATTGTCTACATACTCTCAGCACTCACTCTACTCGCTACCGTTGGTTTGAAATGGGGAGGTATCGGCACCCACCTTGAAGACCCTGTATTTGGAGTCTATGGCAACAGAAACCCGGTCAGTTGGTTTCTTGCAGGTGCAGCTATCGCTGCATTTTATCGAGCAGTGTACACTCCATTAAGACTTCAGTTTGCAGCAATATTTATCGTTTTAGGAACTTGTATCTTACTGATAGCTTCTCGTGGAGCGATTCTTGGTGCTTCTATAGGTATGGCTGTAATTGTTTTATCAAAATGCTTAAACTCTGAAAAATCTAAATTTTACCTGCTTTCAAGCATGGGTTTTATCATTCTTTCAGTTCTTTTAGTGCAAATCATATCGCCTGACTATATTTCCAGCCTGCTAGGCAGAGGCGATTCGGCAAGATTTGTTATCTACTCAACAGCTATTTCCAAGATAACCAGTAGTCCCCTTACACTGATATTTGGTCACGGCATTGCTTCAAGTGCCAGAATGACGCTTGAGAATGGCTTAATCATGAACAACTACCATTCAGTGTATTTAAACATGGCATTTTATGGTGGCATGGTAGCTTTAGCCCTTTTCTTTGCCTGCCTGCTCATCAGACCTTATCGGATTATCACCGGCGCTTCAAAGCTCAATCAGTGGGATGCTATTGTTTTCGGAATCATGGTGGCTTTACTGTTTGATGGACACCGTATTTTTGAATACCCGGGAGGTATGCTGTTTGCCTTCATTCTTCCACTTTTCATGGCAAATGCCTACGACGAAATTGAAAAGAAAGCCCTGGCAAGTTCAAACACTTACTTATAA
- a CDS encoding acyl carrier protein has product MPNLNEINTILKDILEIDTSSFTESTELIGALPEFDSMAVVGVITALEESFGFDIADDDIDATIFETVGSILEYVNKRNL; this is encoded by the coding sequence ATGCCAAACCTTAATGAAATTAATACAATACTTAAAGACATACTCGAAATCGACACTAGTAGTTTTACAGAATCAACAGAGCTTATAGGAGCCTTACCTGAATTCGACTCAATGGCTGTAGTAGGCGTAATCACTGCTCTAGAAGAGTCATTTGGATTTGACATTGCTGATGATGACATTGATGCAACCATATTTGAAACTGTTGGCAGTATTTTAGAATACGTTAACAAAAGAAATTTATGA
- a CDS encoding lipopolysaccharide kinase InaA family protein, producing the protein MSVDFKTALAKLEVNQLPEDWEWIRSSTMAKVAKYNGSEELYFKEFLPRNAMENIKAMVRGSRSERWIKQANIAKKEGFEVPEVVASGTFSNKNGYLVTASGPRKEVPDFLLRNDPTIDETQRQKWIVSFARYIGKMHKAGIVHGDLRPGNILMEPTEEGRFVMIDIERNSYHKKIPMKLVKKNLVQLAKKLSFREFTAKDRITFFNTYNEAYGRFDKQERKALAYDVINLVKEQNYWGGWGNVSSVADKRH; encoded by the coding sequence ATGAGCGTAGACTTTAAAACCGCCCTCGCGAAACTCGAAGTCAACCAGCTGCCTGAAGACTGGGAATGGATTCGTTCTTCAACCATGGCCAAGGTCGCCAAGTACAATGGCTCGGAAGAACTCTATTTCAAAGAGTTCTTGCCCCGAAACGCTATGGAAAACATCAAGGCAATGGTTCGTGGCAGCCGCAGTGAACGCTGGATCAAGCAGGCCAACATTGCCAAAAAGGAAGGCTTTGAAGTACCTGAAGTGGTCGCATCCGGCACATTCTCGAATAAAAATGGCTATCTGGTCACCGCATCCGGCCCCAGAAAAGAAGTGCCCGACTTCCTGCTCCGCAATGACCCAACCATTGACGAAACTCAACGCCAGAAATGGATCGTCTCCTTTGCCCGTTATATCGGGAAAATGCATAAAGCCGGTATCGTTCACGGAGACCTGCGCCCGGGCAATATCCTCATGGAACCAACCGAAGAAGGTCGTTTCGTTATGATTGATATTGAACGGAACAGCTATCACAAAAAGATTCCCATGAAGCTGGTGAAGAAAAACCTTGTGCAACTGGCCAAAAAACTCAGTTTTCGCGAGTTCACCGCAAAAGACCGCATCACATTCTTCAACACTTACAACGAAGCTTACGGTCGTTTTGACAAGCAGGAGCGGAAGGCGCTGGCCTATGATGTCATCAATCTGGTGAAAGAACAGAATTACTGGGGTGGCTGGGGTAACGTCAGCAGCGTTGCCGACAAACGACACTGA
- a CDS encoding glycosyltransferase family 25 protein — protein MKSSATTLSSIPVFAICMEREQQRKIEISKHLAKLGVTFSFSNAVDGHQLTDEQKSIYSESHAKDHLGRPLALGEIGCYLSHTTIWQKIVDENIDVAFVIESDAVLSEETLKSCSALLQEKPYKDLIMVYYRECYPSFWQQKKITSHSKLVKFSNKSACTTAYLVSNKGAQKLLKHAFPISMPVDDFMTGGYINKDLDTYAVYPRNVEITEDALESSSIREDLFPLLKDLGIKRRLPNETNFLKEIEKSIRRLYKKLLPPPWL, from the coding sequence ATGAAAAGCAGTGCAACTACACTTTCTTCCATTCCTGTCTTTGCCATCTGCATGGAGAGAGAGCAGCAAAGAAAAATAGAAATCTCGAAGCATCTTGCTAAGCTTGGTGTTACCTTCTCCTTTTCAAATGCTGTAGATGGCCACCAACTGACTGATGAACAGAAATCTATTTATTCTGAAAGTCATGCAAAAGACCATCTTGGCAGACCTTTAGCATTAGGAGAAATCGGTTGTTACCTGAGCCATACAACCATCTGGCAAAAAATTGTCGATGAGAACATTGATGTTGCTTTTGTCATTGAATCCGATGCAGTGCTTTCTGAGGAAACACTGAAATCATGCAGCGCCCTACTTCAGGAAAAGCCTTATAAAGACCTGATTATGGTCTACTACAGAGAGTGCTACCCTTCCTTCTGGCAACAAAAGAAAATAACCTCTCACTCAAAGCTCGTTAAATTTTCAAATAAAAGTGCATGCACTACCGCCTACCTGGTGAGTAATAAGGGCGCTCAGAAATTACTGAAACACGCATTTCCGATCTCCATGCCAGTGGATGACTTCATGACTGGAGGTTATATCAACAAAGATCTGGATACTTATGCTGTCTATCCAAGAAATGTAGAAATCACTGAGGATGCATTGGAGTCGTCCTCTATTCGCGAAGACCTATTCCCACTCCTTAAGGACTTAGGAATAAAAAGAAGGCTGCCTAATGAAACAAACTTCCTTAAAGAGATAGAGAAAAGCATCAGGCGTCTGTATAAAAAACTGCTCCCGCCACCTTGGTTGTAA
- a CDS encoding glycosyltransferase family 2 protein — MSASVFSEDSEVTVVITSCGRFDLLKNTLDSFFKFNTYPIKKIIITEDSGDDAIHSAIPEQYKQYFTVIVNKPKLGQIRSIDKAYSLVDTSYIFHCEDDWDFYRTGFIEDSLSVLKSDSQAYQVWLRSFYHDVQRDYPFHSLGDKFTTKENTVYYRLLSSKEKWQGFSFNPGLRRTSDYLKISNGYSSFFDEKNSASLVESSLSKHMTSNNMYAAILENDAVAHTGYESHISDKNEKKKKRKKKIRNYFIAAAVFSLGIILGNII, encoded by the coding sequence ATGTCAGCTTCAGTTTTTTCTGAAGACAGTGAAGTTACAGTTGTAATTACAAGCTGTGGTCGATTTGATCTTTTAAAGAATACTCTTGATAGTTTCTTCAAGTTCAACACATACCCCATAAAAAAAATAATTATAACTGAGGATTCTGGTGATGATGCCATACACTCGGCGATTCCCGAACAATATAAACAATACTTTACAGTCATTGTTAACAAACCAAAGCTAGGGCAAATTCGATCTATCGATAAGGCTTATTCACTGGTTGATACTAGTTATATCTTTCACTGTGAAGATGACTGGGATTTCTACCGGACAGGTTTTATAGAAGACTCTCTGTCAGTACTCAAATCAGATAGTCAGGCTTATCAGGTCTGGCTGAGAAGCTTTTACCATGATGTGCAGAGAGATTACCCTTTTCACTCTTTGGGCGATAAGTTTACTACTAAAGAAAACACGGTCTATTACCGGTTATTATCATCTAAAGAAAAATGGCAGGGCTTTTCTTTCAACCCCGGATTAAGAAGAACTTCTGATTACTTAAAAATATCGAACGGATACTCTTCATTCTTCGATGAAAAGAACAGTGCCTCTCTTGTCGAGAGTAGTCTTTCAAAACACATGACGTCTAATAATATGTATGCAGCCATTCTTGAAAATGATGCAGTTGCACACACAGGTTATGAATCTCATATAAGCGACAAGAATGAAAAGAAGAAAAAGAGAAAGAAAAAGATCAGAAATTACTTTATAGCAGCAGCTGTTTTTAGTCTAGGCATTATATTAGGCAACATAATATAA
- a CDS encoding lipopolysaccharide kinase InaA family protein translates to MITSSCWTVTGHYLNTAAEDAFADIDKVFNLTGERITDDRFSDVIKVNIEGTNYYVKRYTSGGKGLRRYLGRSRIRAEWENMLLFHQLGVPAAKVVAYGEQKSFTMLKRGVLITEEVRNTLDLAEVVYRDVDFLKSKQWMNSVIEQVASAAKKLHTNGFVHNDLKWRNILVTQEEHPRIALIDCPGGSKPLFPFLERSIVKDLACLDKKAKYHLSKSERMRFYKFYTSSKVITPKMKKQIRHVLSFFEGRE, encoded by the coding sequence ATGATAACCTCTTCCTGCTGGACAGTGACCGGGCATTACCTGAATACAGCTGCCGAAGACGCTTTTGCAGATATAGACAAAGTATTCAATCTGACGGGTGAAAGAATTACCGATGACCGTTTCAGCGATGTCATCAAGGTCAACATTGAAGGAACCAACTACTACGTCAAACGTTATACCTCTGGTGGCAAAGGCCTCAGACGGTATTTAGGCAGAAGCCGGATCCGGGCAGAATGGGAAAATATGCTTCTCTTTCACCAGCTTGGTGTGCCTGCCGCAAAAGTCGTCGCTTATGGTGAGCAAAAAAGCTTCACCATGCTGAAGCGTGGCGTGCTGATCACTGAAGAAGTCAGGAATACTCTGGATCTTGCAGAAGTGGTTTATAGAGATGTTGACTTCTTAAAGAGCAAGCAATGGATGAATTCTGTGATTGAGCAAGTCGCATCTGCTGCCAAAAAGCTTCACACCAATGGGTTTGTCCACAATGATTTAAAATGGCGTAACATTCTGGTCACTCAGGAAGAGCACCCCAGAATAGCCCTGATAGACTGCCCGGGAGGAAGCAAACCTCTTTTTCCTTTTCTGGAACGGTCTATAGTAAAAGACTTGGCCTGTCTGGATAAAAAAGCCAAGTACCACCTGAGTAAAAGCGAACGAATGCGTTTTTATAAATTTTACACAAGCAGCAAAGTCATTACTCCAAAAATGAAGAAACAGATAAGACATGTTCTTTCGTTCTTTGAAGGTCGGGAATAA
- a CDS encoding pyridoxal-dependent decarboxylase, exosortase A system-associated: MSKKHDRLERINVRDNELLIAGRKASELLEIAGGSPLYVYSRTELNDRVKELRAVMPETLKLHYAIKANPMPAVVQHMSTMLDGLDVASHKEMLVALGTGVNPETISFAGPAKQVVELRAAVSAGIIVNVESILELERLYTISDELGIKPKVALRVNPDFELKSSGMKMAGGPKQFGIDAELMPEILANLDTSKIDFKGFHIFSGSQNLKADALIEAHGKTFELAARLTELSPSQVEHVNIGGGLGIPYFPGEKTLDVMPVSENLQRLLNNRKGAFQKAEIVMELGRYFVGDAGYYLCKVTDKKISRGQTYLMTDGGLHHHLSNSGNFGQVIRKNYPVLIANRLDSDETEKVEIVGPLCTPLDIVGAKLELPKADVNDIVVVFQSGAYGATASPQNFLSHPHVRELLI, encoded by the coding sequence ATGAGTAAAAAACATGACCGGCTTGAACGCATTAATGTTCGCGACAACGAATTGCTGATAGCTGGCAGAAAAGCTTCGGAACTGCTTGAGATTGCCGGTGGTTCGCCGCTTTATGTCTACAGTCGTACAGAATTAAACGACAGAGTGAAAGAGTTGCGTGCAGTCATGCCTGAAACTCTGAAGCTGCACTATGCCATCAAGGCAAACCCCATGCCTGCTGTTGTACAACATATGTCAACTATGTTGGACGGGTTGGATGTCGCTTCCCATAAAGAGATGCTGGTGGCTCTTGGCACAGGCGTTAATCCGGAAACCATCAGTTTTGCCGGGCCTGCCAAACAGGTGGTTGAGCTTCGTGCTGCGGTATCGGCAGGGATTATCGTCAATGTGGAGTCGATACTGGAGCTGGAGAGGCTCTACACCATTAGCGACGAACTGGGAATAAAGCCGAAAGTGGCCCTCCGTGTGAATCCGGATTTTGAACTGAAATCATCCGGAATGAAAATGGCGGGCGGGCCTAAACAGTTTGGTATCGATGCGGAGTTAATGCCGGAGATTCTGGCTAATCTGGATACGTCGAAAATTGATTTCAAAGGTTTCCATATTTTTTCAGGTTCCCAGAATTTGAAAGCGGATGCGCTGATCGAAGCTCATGGTAAAACCTTTGAGCTGGCAGCGAGACTGACAGAGCTGTCTCCTTCGCAGGTTGAGCATGTCAATATCGGTGGCGGGCTGGGAATTCCTTATTTCCCGGGCGAAAAGACGCTTGATGTAATGCCTGTTTCGGAAAACCTGCAACGCTTGCTGAACAATAGAAAAGGCGCGTTCCAAAAGGCTGAAATTGTTATGGAATTAGGTCGTTACTTTGTTGGTGATGCGGGCTATTACCTCTGCAAGGTAACTGATAAGAAGATTTCGAGAGGTCAGACCTATCTAATGACGGATGGTGGTTTGCATCATCATCTTTCCAACTCTGGAAACTTTGGTCAGGTGATTCGTAAGAACTATCCTGTACTGATTGCTAATCGTCTGGATAGCGATGAAACCGAAAAGGTAGAGATTGTCGGGCCATTGTGTACGCCTCTGGACATTGTCGGTGCAAAACTGGAACTGCCAAAGGCAGACGTCAATGACATTGTTGTGGTGTTTCAGTCCGGTGCTTACGGTGCCACAGCCAGCCCTCAGAACTTTCTGAGCCATCCTCATGTCAGGGAGTTGTTGATCTGA